From Allofrancisella guangzhouensis, a single genomic window includes:
- the pgsB gene encoding poly-gamma-glutamate synthase PgsB — protein MDFWLIIGVFFVLSIYLIVENIIHNISIKSIPIRIHVNGTRGKSSVARLIAAGVRAGGHRTVAKSTGTLARYIDVDGSEVPVFRIGFSNIAEQIKIMFKAKRAKADAIVIECMALQPLLQSLCELKLIKATHGVLTNARPDHLDVMGPTERDVAKALAGTVPIKAKYFTAEDVHVDFFKYACKDRGSELIVATAADAEKVTDEEINKFVYSEFKINVALALKVTNDLGIPREIALKGMWEAIPDPGAMTEYNFVIKGAEMNFANAFAANDPVSTKMLWDKLYSKYESCDKKVLVVNCREDREDRSKQIAEAILDWQIPNLVVLIGTGTEVFTSFYKRYAKSLNKKMVQVIICEDMQPLEILEKIYETQKANSYILVGVGNIKDIGMSLVDFCDKSHKEKHDL, from the coding sequence TTGGACTTTTGGTTGATTATAGGAGTTTTTTTTGTTTTAAGTATTTATCTAATAGTAGAAAACATTATCCATAATATAAGTATCAAGAGTATCCCGATACGTATTCATGTTAATGGTACTAGAGGTAAGTCAAGCGTTGCTAGATTAATAGCGGCTGGTGTGCGCGCTGGAGGTCATAGGACTGTTGCAAAAAGCACAGGTACTTTAGCTAGATATATAGATGTTGATGGCTCAGAAGTTCCAGTTTTTAGGATAGGGTTTAGCAATATAGCTGAGCAAATTAAAATAATGTTTAAAGCAAAAAGAGCTAAAGCTGATGCCATAGTTATAGAATGTATGGCACTTCAACCATTACTACAATCTCTGTGTGAATTAAAATTAATCAAGGCTACACATGGCGTTCTTACTAATGCTAGACCTGACCATTTAGATGTAATGGGACCAACTGAAAGAGACGTTGCAAAGGCTTTGGCAGGCACTGTTCCTATAAAGGCAAAGTATTTTACAGCTGAAGATGTTCATGTTGATTTTTTTAAATATGCGTGTAAAGATAGAGGTAGTGAGTTGATTGTTGCTACCGCTGCTGATGCTGAGAAGGTAACAGATGAAGAAATTAATAAGTTTGTGTACTCTGAGTTTAAAATTAACGTTGCTTTAGCGTTAAAAGTAACAAACGATTTGGGGATACCAAGAGAGATTGCTTTAAAGGGTATGTGGGAAGCAATTCCAGATCCTGGGGCTATGACAGAGTATAATTTTGTTATTAAAGGTGCTGAAATGAATTTTGCCAATGCTTTCGCCGCAAATGACCCAGTCTCAACCAAAATGCTTTGGGATAAGCTTTATAGCAAATATGAGAGCTGTGATAAAAAAGTTTTAGTTGTTAATTGCCGAGAGGATAGAGAAGATAGATCTAAGCAGATAGCTGAAGCTATACTTGATTGGCAAATTCCAAATTTGGTTGTCCTTATTGGAACAGGTACAGAAGTTTTTACTTCTTTTTATAAAAGATATGCAAAATCACTTAATAAAAAGATGGTTCAAGTTATCATTTGTGAAGATATGCAGCCTCTTGAAATCCTTGAAAAAATATATGAAACTCAGAAGGCTAACTCATATATACTAGTAGGAGTTGGTAACATTAAAGATATAGGAATGAGTTTAGTAGATTTTTGTGATAAAAGTCATAAAGAAAAACATGATTTATAG
- a CDS encoding DMT family transporter, translated as MKSLKLFGIFVGVLSGVLWGLNDVYINIFSIKMEILSTGLLTIVFSLLLAFVQDTSSSLSIFGYHYFSSPQTFFTRVKSLKKIFWLLCLAAIFAGPLGMVAGIVGISYAGPIYAGVVTSCYPIVALVLAIFFLKEKPTNLKILGIVLSVLAVIFISIAGEHHGGNETVIGIMFAFCAMLGWGLESILFSLALKKATEDHSSFLLATRQFCSAMSYLFCLTFFYVFFPLELLKVLERFFMIKILIICVVSAMTSYIAYYYAIKRIGASLGTTFNATFIFWAGFFSIVFHLEKVTLNFIIWGGVLVIGIYFATKETIKNLKLVH; from the coding sequence TTGAAATCTCTAAAGCTATTTGGAATATTTGTTGGAGTTTTATCAGGGGTTCTGTGGGGTCTTAACGACGTATATATAAACATTTTCAGCATCAAGATGGAAATTTTATCAACCGGACTTTTAACTATCGTTTTTTCTTTGCTTCTAGCGTTTGTACAGGATACTTCATCTAGTTTATCTATATTTGGGTATCATTATTTTAGCTCTCCCCAAACTTTTTTTACTAGAGTTAAATCTTTAAAGAAAATCTTTTGGTTACTGTGTTTGGCTGCTATTTTTGCCGGTCCTTTAGGTATGGTTGCTGGTATAGTTGGTATATCATATGCTGGTCCTATTTATGCTGGGGTTGTCACCTCATGCTACCCCATAGTAGCTCTTGTTTTAGCAATATTTTTTCTAAAAGAAAAACCAACAAATTTAAAAATACTTGGCATAGTACTATCAGTCTTGGCTGTTATATTTATATCAATTGCTGGCGAGCATCATGGAGGTAATGAAACAGTAATTGGTATTATGTTCGCCTTTTGTGCTATGTTAGGATGGGGGCTGGAATCAATTTTGTTTTCACTAGCATTAAAAAAAGCTACTGAAGATCATAGTTCATTTTTATTAGCTACAAGACAGTTTTGTTCAGCGATGTCTTACTTGTTTTGCTTGACGTTTTTTTATGTGTTTTTTCCTTTAGAATTGCTAAAAGTGTTGGAAAGGTTTTTCATGATAAAAATTCTTATTATATGTGTTGTATCTGCTATGACGTCGTATATTGCTTACTATTATGCTATAAAGCGCATAGGAGCAAGTTTAGGTACTACTTTTAATGCTACATTTATTTTTTGGGCAGGTTTTTTTAGTATAGTTTTTCACCTTGAAAAAGTAACCCTAAATTTTATTATTTGGGGGGGGGTGCTTGTTATAGGTATTTATTTTGCTACTAAAGAGACTATTAAAAATTTAAAATTAGTCCATTAG
- the epmB gene encoding EF-P beta-lysylation protein EpmB, with product MFTNDWKKALKESFYSPSELLEFLQIDSNEARVSSEITKKFKMIIPRSFANRMQKGNINDPLLKQVLPIVDEEVVVENYTSDPLEEKNYNKVAGLLHKYHGRVLLIAQTSCAVHCRYCFRKEFDYKDNTPGRKDWLQAFDYIRNDKSIEEVILSGGDPLLNNDEVLEFFLKNIQQITHIKRVRIHSRIPVVLPERITTKLLQILSEHGLDTILVIHVNHPNEIDDNVTNVLKEIHKFGIIILNQSTLLKDINDDANVLYALSTKLIKAKVIPYYIHLLDTVSGTRHYNVDNAKDIMKKLSEISSGFMVPILTKEIPGYPSKKWLSFHE from the coding sequence ATGTTTACTAATGATTGGAAAAAAGCACTTAAAGAATCTTTTTATTCACCTTCAGAATTATTAGAGTTCTTGCAAATAGATAGTAATGAAGCTAGGGTTTCGTCTGAAATTACAAAGAAATTTAAGATGATTATCCCTAGATCTTTTGCTAATAGAATGCAAAAAGGCAATATTAATGACCCTCTATTAAAACAAGTATTACCAATTGTGGATGAGGAGGTAGTAGTTGAAAACTATACTAGTGACCCACTAGAAGAGAAAAACTATAATAAAGTTGCTGGCTTGTTACATAAATATCATGGTAGAGTTTTATTAATAGCTCAAACAAGCTGTGCTGTGCATTGTAGATACTGTTTTCGCAAAGAATTTGATTACAAAGATAATACTCCAGGTAGAAAGGACTGGTTACAAGCTTTTGACTATATAAGAAATGATAAAAGTATAGAAGAAGTTATTCTAAGTGGAGGAGATCCTTTATTAAATAATGATGAAGTCTTAGAATTTTTCTTAAAAAACATACAGCAAATAACTCATATTAAAAGGGTTAGAATCCATTCGAGGATACCTGTGGTGTTGCCAGAGAGAATAACTACTAAATTATTACAAATTCTATCAGAGCATGGATTAGATACGATATTAGTTATACACGTAAATCATCCTAATGAGATAGATGATAATGTTACTAATGTTTTAAAAGAAATACATAAATTTGGCATAATTATTTTAAATCAAAGTACGTTGCTAAAAGATATAAATGATGACGCTAATGTGTTATATGCTTTAAGTACAAAGCTGATAAAAGCTAAGGTAATTCCATACTATATACATTTGTTAGATACTGTTTCTGGAACTAGGCATTATAATGTTGATAATGCTAAAGATATTATGAAAAAGCTTTCAGAGATTTCATCAGGATTTATGGTTCCTATACTTACTAAAGAAATCCCTGGTTACCCATCTAAAAAGTGGTTATCTTTTCATGAGTGA
- a CDS encoding alpha/beta hydrolase, with protein sequence MIKYRYKITNFIILAILVIVGGFVYIKHKANNQYQILPSNNGANLTDTSWVKNKYLNIAYATVSNAQKLDIYLPNDKKFVKPYPVIIAIHGGAFLGGDKADYQLKPILESIKHGYAVVSINYRLADEAKFPAQIKDVKAAIRFLKANATKYNLNPDAIAVWGDSAGGNLAALAATSGNKITELDDLDLGNKKYSANVQACVDWFGPTDFSKMDDQFRQSGLGKPIHSQDNSPESLYIGSNVGNSPEKTKMANPETYISKDTPPFLIEHGRIDNVVPVQQSINFYNKLIKVIGKDKVELVIIDGAKHGGEKFETNDNLELVFNFLDKTLK encoded by the coding sequence ATGATTAAATATAGATACAAAATAACTAACTTTATAATCCTAGCCATACTGGTAATAGTTGGGGGGTTTGTATATATAAAACATAAAGCTAACAATCAGTATCAAATCCTTCCTAGCAATAATGGAGCTAATTTAACTGACACCTCTTGGGTTAAAAATAAATATTTAAATATAGCATATGCTACAGTTTCCAATGCTCAAAAACTGGACATTTACTTACCTAATGATAAAAAGTTTGTTAAACCATATCCTGTTATAATCGCTATACATGGGGGAGCATTCTTAGGTGGAGATAAGGCCGACTATCAACTAAAACCTATACTTGAAAGTATAAAACATGGATATGCTGTAGTTTCAATAAATTATCGTTTAGCTGATGAAGCAAAATTCCCAGCTCAAATTAAAGATGTAAAAGCTGCTATTAGATTCTTAAAGGCAAATGCTACTAAGTATAATCTAAATCCTGATGCTATAGCTGTTTGGGGTGATTCTGCTGGTGGAAATTTAGCTGCTCTTGCTGCCACTTCAGGAAACAAAATAACTGAACTAGATGATTTAGATTTAGGTAATAAAAAATACTCAGCAAATGTACAAGCTTGCGTTGACTGGTTTGGGCCTACCGATTTTAGCAAAATGGATGATCAATTTAGACAATCTGGCTTAGGGAAACCCATTCATTCACAAGATAACTCACCTGAAAGTTTATACATTGGTAGCAACGTTGGCAACAGTCCTGAAAAAACCAAAATGGCTAACCCAGAAACATATATAAGTAAAGACACTCCACCATTCCTTATAGAACATGGCCGTATTGATAATGTAGTACCTGTACAGCAAAGTATAAATTTCTATAATAAATTAATTAAAGTAATTGGAAAAGACAAAGTTGAATTAGTGATTATTGATGGCGCTAAGCATGGTGGTGAAAAATTTGAAACTAATGATAACTTAGAGCTTGTATTTAACTTCCTTGATAAAACTCTTAAATAA
- the ruvA gene encoding Holliday junction branch migration protein RuvA, with the protein MISFIRGILLEKDPTALLVDVNGVGYEIFVPMTTFYTIGETNSEVSLYTHFVVREDAQQLYGFKTKVDKKVFQELIKVSGIGARTAIAILSGMDCKTLLHCIENKDYGLLATVPGIGKKTAERLVVEIYDKLLKLANEIYGQSDVNIGHEETAKSLTAQNSTAVISNSMFNESVDALLALGYKQKDAEKMVRSSLIDASDVSEVIRKALQNTIRSKK; encoded by the coding sequence ATGATAAGTTTTATAAGAGGCATATTGCTAGAGAAAGATCCTACGGCATTATTGGTAGATGTAAATGGTGTTGGATATGAAATTTTCGTACCTATGACTACTTTTTATACCATTGGTGAGACTAATAGTGAAGTAAGTTTGTATACACATTTTGTTGTTAGAGAAGATGCACAACAACTTTATGGCTTTAAAACTAAAGTTGATAAAAAAGTTTTCCAAGAGCTAATAAAAGTTAGTGGTATAGGTGCTAGAACTGCTATAGCAATACTTTCTGGAATGGACTGTAAAACGTTACTCCATTGTATAGAGAATAAAGATTATGGTTTGCTAGCAACAGTGCCAGGAATTGGTAAAAAAACAGCAGAAAGATTGGTTGTTGAAATATATGATAAATTACTTAAATTAGCCAATGAAATTTATGGTCAATCTGATGTTAATATAGGCCATGAAGAAACAGCAAAAAGCTTAACAGCTCAAAATAGTACGGCTGTTATTTCTAATTCTATGTTTAATGAGTCTGTAGATGCTTTATTGGCATTAGGCTATAAGCAAAAAGATGCTGAAAAAATGGTTAGAAGTTCACTAATAGATGCAAGTGATGTTTCAGAAGTTATACGTAAAGCTTTACAAAACACAATTAGGTCGAAAAAATAA
- the ruvC gene encoding crossover junction endodeoxyribonuclease RuvC, with amino-acid sequence MVILGIDPGSRITGFGVIKAQDNKLYYVASGCIRITEVTTANRLKQIADGITEVINTYVPTESAIEQIFMFQNPTGALKLGQARGVAMCTLAINGLGVSEYSAKQIKQAVVGTGAAAKSQVQHMVQSLLGLSKKPPEDAADALAIAICHYHSSKSLAKIVGASRVAQKRIK; translated from the coding sequence ATGGTAATTTTAGGTATAGATCCAGGTTCAAGAATTACGGGTTTTGGGGTTATTAAGGCTCAAGATAATAAACTATATTATGTTGCTAGTGGGTGTATTCGTATTACAGAAGTAACTACAGCAAATAGGCTCAAGCAAATTGCAGATGGTATCACAGAAGTTATAAACACATATGTTCCAACAGAATCTGCTATTGAGCAGATTTTTATGTTTCAGAATCCAACAGGTGCTTTAAAGTTAGGACAAGCAAGAGGTGTTGCTATGTGTACTTTAGCCATAAATGGCTTAGGTGTTAGTGAGTATTCGGCTAAGCAGATAAAACAAGCAGTAGTTGGAACAGGGGCAGCAGCAAAGTCTCAAGTTCAACATATGGTGCAATCTCTATTAGGGTTAAGTAAAAAGCCACCAGAAGATGCTGCAGATGCTTTAGCCATTGCAATATGCCATTATCATAGTAGTAAATCTTTAGCCAAAATAGTTGGCGCAAGTCGAGTGGCTCAAAAAAGAATTAAATAA
- a CDS encoding YebC/PmpR family DNA-binding transcriptional regulator, with translation MAGHSKWANIKHKKAKEDAKRGKIFTKLIREITVAARLGGSDKDANPRLRAAIATALSNNMSKDTIERAITKGAGGEEGANVEEVRYEGYGPNGVAIMVDCMTDNRNRTVGEVRHAFTKSSGNLGTDGSVAYMFTKKGIISFASGVDEDSLMELALEAGANDVIIHEDGSIDVITDPQSFSDVQETLIKKGFNPDSAEVTFDAETKVELDLETAEKVMNLIDKLEDLDDVQNVYSNANFTQELMERLS, from the coding sequence ATGGCAGGTCATAGTAAATGGGCTAATATCAAGCATAAAAAAGCAAAAGAAGATGCAAAGCGAGGTAAAATTTTTACTAAATTAATCAGAGAAATAACAGTTGCAGCTAGGTTAGGTGGTAGCGATAAAGACGCTAACCCAAGACTAAGAGCAGCTATTGCTACAGCACTATCTAATAACATGAGTAAAGATACGATAGAGAGAGCTATTACAAAAGGCGCTGGTGGTGAAGAGGGAGCAAATGTTGAAGAAGTACGTTACGAAGGTTATGGACCAAATGGTGTAGCTATTATGGTTGATTGTATGACAGATAATCGTAATCGTACTGTTGGTGAAGTTCGTCATGCTTTTACTAAAAGTAGCGGAAATCTGGGGACAGATGGTTCAGTAGCATATATGTTTACTAAAAAGGGTATTATTTCATTTGCAAGTGGAGTAGATGAAGATTCTCTAATGGAACTAGCTTTGGAAGCAGGGGCTAATGATGTAATTATACATGAAGATGGTAGTATAGATGTAATAACAGACCCTCAAAGCTTTTCTGATGTGCAAGAAACACTTATAAAAAAAGGTTTTAATCCAGATAGTGCTGAAGTTACTTTTGATGCAGAAACTAAAGTTGAGTTAGATCTGGAAACAGCGGAAAAGGTTATGAATCTAATTGATAAATTAGAAGACCTTGATGATGTACAAAATGTATACTCTAACGCTAATTTTACTCAAGAATTAATGGAACGACTTAGTTAA
- the elbB gene encoding isoprenoid biosynthesis glyoxalase ElbB: protein MAKVAVVLSGCGHLDGTEIHEAILTILALEKQGVEWQGVALNENQKQVVNHLNQSVDSKASPRNILEESARITRGNVIDLAEADSDNYDAVIFPGGFGAAKNIMDFAFVGDDSYQMNEEVLKFARAFYLADKPAGYICISPLMIPLVYPEGTKVTVGNDKNTAVILGKKGAEAVIMDATDICVDEGVKVVSTPAYMCAKNILEAAQGIEKLVEKVVSYI from the coding sequence ATGGCAAAAGTAGCGGTAGTATTATCAGGTTGTGGTCATCTTGATGGTACGGAGATACATGAGGCTATACTAACTATATTAGCATTAGAAAAGCAAGGTGTAGAATGGCAAGGAGTTGCTTTAAATGAAAATCAAAAGCAGGTAGTGAATCATTTGAATCAATCTGTTGATTCAAAAGCTTCTCCTAGAAATATATTAGAGGAGTCAGCACGTATCACTAGAGGTAATGTTATAGATCTTGCAGAGGCTGATAGCGATAACTATGATGCTGTAATATTTCCAGGAGGCTTTGGTGCAGCTAAAAACATAATGGATTTTGCATTTGTTGGTGATGATAGTTATCAGATGAATGAGGAAGTGTTAAAATTTGCAAGAGCTTTTTATCTTGCAGATAAACCAGCTGGTTATATTTGTATCTCTCCCTTGATGATACCTTTAGTTTATCCAGAAGGTACAAAAGTAACTGTTGGTAATGATAAAAACACGGCAGTAATTTTAGGGAAAAAAGGTGCTGAAGCTGTAATAATGGATGCTACAGATATATGTGTAGACGAGGGAGTAAAAGTGGTCTCCACACCAGCGTATATGTGTGCTAAAAATATTTTAGAAGCAGCACAAGGTATAGAAAAATTAGTTGAAAAAGTAGTTAGTTATATTTAA
- the lipA gene encoding lipoyl synthase, which produces MREISNLRIKIESGGKYTTEQGFQAVKDGIRNKKENSVHIRKPEWLKVKKQDSNEYLKVKSITKKHKLSTVCEEAKCPNINECWSHGTATIMLMGSVCTRACKFCSVDTGNPKGWLDKDEPKNAAESVKLMNLEYVVLTSVDRDDLEDGGAAHYASTISAIKQLSPEIKVEALTPDFGGVEQNIDKIINTQVDVIAQNIETVERLTHPVRDPRAGYWQTLNFLKYVKQKSPNVLTKTSIMVGLGETEEEIYKTMDDARSVGVDILTLGQYMQPTKHHLSVQRFVTPAQFEEYRRVGLAKGFLEVASGPMVRSSYRADRVFKKNNLDL; this is translated from the coding sequence ATGCGAGAAATTTCTAATTTAAGAATAAAAATTGAAAGTGGTGGAAAGTATACTACAGAGCAGGGATTCCAGGCAGTTAAGGATGGGATTAGAAATAAAAAAGAAAACTCTGTTCATATCCGCAAACCTGAATGGTTGAAGGTTAAAAAGCAAGATTCAAATGAATACCTTAAAGTTAAATCGATAACAAAAAAGCATAAGCTTTCTACGGTTTGTGAAGAAGCGAAATGTCCAAATATTAACGAATGTTGGTCTCATGGTACCGCAACGATTATGTTGATGGGTAGTGTTTGCACTAGGGCATGTAAGTTTTGTTCAGTTGATACAGGAAATCCAAAAGGTTGGCTTGACAAAGATGAGCCTAAAAATGCAGCTGAAAGTGTAAAGCTTATGAATCTAGAATATGTGGTTTTGACCTCAGTAGATCGTGATGATCTAGAAGATGGTGGTGCTGCGCATTATGCAAGTACAATTTCAGCAATAAAACAACTTAGTCCAGAGATTAAAGTTGAAGCTTTAACACCAGATTTTGGTGGTGTAGAACAAAATATAGATAAAATTATAAATACTCAAGTTGATGTTATCGCACAAAATATAGAAACTGTAGAACGTTTGACTCATCCAGTACGCGACCCTAGAGCCGGCTATTGGCAGACTCTTAATTTTTTAAAATATGTAAAACAAAAATCACCAAATGTTTTGACCAAAACTAGTATTATGGTGGGTCTAGGTGAGACAGAAGAGGAAATTTATAAAACCATGGATGACGCTAGAAGTGTAGGGGTTGATATTTTAACACTAGGTCAATATATGCAACCAACTAAGCATCACTTAAGTGTGCAGAGATTTGTAACACCAGCACAGTTTGAAGAATATCGTAGAGTAGGTTTAGCAAAAGGCTTTTTAGAAGTAGCATCTGGGCCTATGGTTCGTTCTAGCTATAGAGCAGATAGAGTTTTTAAGAAAAATAATTTAGATTTGTAA
- a CDS encoding ferritin — MLSKKLLNALNEQFNYELESANIYLAMAGYTSDLGLGGFTNWFMAQYEEELFHAKKIMKFINDKNGRIEVKSVAAPQNDFGSLLEVFEKTLEHEQEVTTKFYELMDIALEEKEHATKSFLQWFIDEQVEEEANVCDMINKIKLVKDSGLYLLDQEAAQRTFKANSPI, encoded by the coding sequence ATGTTATCAAAAAAACTATTAAATGCATTGAATGAACAATTTAACTATGAACTAGAGTCTGCAAATATCTATTTGGCTATGGCCGGATACACTTCTGACTTAGGTTTAGGAGGTTTCACAAACTGGTTTATGGCTCAATATGAGGAAGAACTCTTTCATGCCAAGAAAATTATGAAATTTATAAATGATAAAAATGGTCGTATTGAAGTGAAATCTGTTGCAGCTCCACAAAACGATTTTGGTTCACTTCTAGAGGTCTTTGAAAAAACACTTGAGCATGAGCAAGAAGTCACTACAAAATTTTATGAACTGATGGATATAGCATTAGAAGAAAAAGAACATGCTACAAAAAGTTTCTTACAGTGGTTTATCGATGAACAAGTAGAAGAAGAAGCTAACGTATGTGATATGATTAATAAAATTAAATTGGTAAAAGATAGTGGATTATACTTACTAGATCAAGAAGCTGCTCAAAGAACATTCAAAGCAAATAGCCCTATTTAA
- a CDS encoding IS30 family transposase: MAHRHLTLSDRYYIENLLKLGYLEAAIANKIGFSKTAVINELKRNKVGKSYSAEIAHKLYCSRRKSNNHKLTNEVKKLIIALLKKKISPELICGRLKHEGIAKLSFKAVYNFIQRHNLKQLLFFKGRRYKYKKEGSSNQGKIKDRVNISQRPKAANDRKELYHFEGDTIVGKDHKGAILTMVDRVSRFTILGKAKDRTASSINQILYRASNGNKITTATFDNGKEFAKHKNLSNKTGIKVFFADAYSPWQRGTNENMNRYIRQFIPKGTDFSNISHQYLRKLQIDLNNRPKKCLNYLTPNEVHFGISINIETTI; encoded by the coding sequence ATGGCACATAGACATTTAACTCTTTCAGATAGATATTATATAGAAAATTTACTTAAATTAGGATACTTAGAAGCAGCAATAGCTAATAAAATAGGATTTAGTAAAACAGCTGTTATAAATGAACTTAAAAGGAATAAAGTAGGTAAAAGTTATTCTGCAGAGATAGCCCATAAGTTGTATTGTAGTCGTAGAAAGTCAAATAATCATAAACTTACTAATGAAGTTAAAAAGCTGATAATAGCTTTACTCAAAAAGAAAATATCACCGGAGTTAATTTGTGGTAGATTAAAGCATGAAGGTATAGCTAAGCTAAGTTTTAAAGCTGTTTATAACTTTATACAAAGACATAACCTTAAACAGTTATTATTCTTCAAAGGTAGGCGTTACAAATACAAAAAAGAAGGCTCCTCAAATCAAGGTAAGATAAAGGATAGAGTCAACATATCACAAAGGCCTAAAGCAGCTAATGATAGAAAAGAGCTGTATCATTTTGAAGGTGATACTATAGTCGGTAAAGATCATAAAGGAGCTATTTTGACTATGGTAGATAGAGTTAGTAGATTCACAATTCTAGGCAAAGCTAAAGATAGAACAGCTAGTTCAATTAACCAAATTTTATACAGAGCATCAAATGGTAATAAAATTACCACAGCTACTTTTGATAATGGTAAAGAGTTTGCTAAACACAAAAATTTATCAAATAAAACTGGTATTAAAGTATTCTTTGCAGATGCATATAGTCCATGGCAAAGAGGTACAAATGAAAACATGAATAGGTATATCAGACAATTTATTCCTAAAGGTACTGATTTTAGTAATATCTCTCATCAGTATCTTAGAAAGTTGCAAATTGACTTGAATAATAGACCTAAAAAATGTTTAAATTATTTAACACCTAATGAGGTACATTTCGGAATCAGTATAAACATTGAGACTACAATCTAG
- a CDS encoding Bax inhibitor-1/YccA family protein yields MNDFNNTRVIDSLTQESALRANKVLRNTYLLLSMTLLFSALTAFIAMQTNAGFMNPIIMIVVYIGLLFGINATKNSPMGIVLTFALTGLLGYSLGPILNAYITMFKNGAELIMMAFGTTGLIFLGLSALAMNPSRNFNRVGSFSAVGAIVALVALVINIFLQLPALAFVISLVFAFISGGFILWQTNSIVRGEENNYVLATVNIYVSLFNIFVTLLQIFGIAAGDKD; encoded by the coding sequence ATGAACGATTTTAATAATACTCGAGTTATTGACTCATTAACCCAAGAGTCAGCTCTAAGAGCAAATAAAGTACTTAGAAATACTTATTTGCTGTTATCTATGACTTTGTTATTTAGTGCTTTGACTGCATTTATTGCTATGCAAACTAATGCTGGTTTTATGAACCCTATAATTATGATAGTGGTATACATAGGATTATTATTTGGTATAAATGCTACTAAAAATTCACCTATGGGAATAGTGTTAACTTTTGCTCTAACAGGATTATTAGGATATTCATTAGGTCCTATACTAAACGCATATATCACCATGTTTAAAAATGGTGCAGAGTTGATAATGATGGCATTTGGTACTACAGGATTAATATTTTTAGGTCTATCTGCTTTAGCGATGAACCCTTCTAGAAATTTTAATAGAGTAGGTTCATTCTCTGCTGTTGGTGCAATAGTTGCTTTGGTTGCTTTGGTTATCAATATTTTTCTACAATTACCTGCTTTAGCATTTGTGATTTCTCTTGTATTTGCATTTATCTCAGGTGGTTTTATCTTGTGGCAAACTAACTCTATAGTTAGGGGTGAAGAGAATAATTATGTTTTAGCAACAGTTAATATATATGTTTCTCTATTCAATATTTTCGTTACTTTGTTACAAATCTTTGGAATTGCAGCTGGCGATAAAGACTAA